The sequence CACACTTACCTGGTTGTCTCCTAATATATTGGCCATTTCTCATTAGTCTCTCATACTAATTCTTCAACTCAGTTGTCTTTAGATTTTGAAATACCCCAAGGCTTAATCCTAGAAACTTTACCAATACTCATTCCTGAGAAAATCTCATTATCTCATTCTATCTGATGAtttcaaatgtcatttaaaagttgatgattccatttttaaaaagctctagcCTGACCTTTCTCTCGAATTTTATACAAATATCCAACTTACTGTTTGACCTTTCCAATTAAATATTTGACTTCATGTGGCCAAATTGAGCTCTTGACAGAGAGGCATATCCTTGCCAAACTTGTACCTCTCACAGTTTTCAATCCCATTTCTTGGCAACTCTGTTTTATAACTACTCAAACAAAAATTTTAGCGTCATTCATAGTCTGCAAGGATGTAAGTCACATCCTCATTGTTTGTCGCCAGCAATTCTTttggctctaccttcaaaatgtaTCAAGAATGTGATTACTTCTCACATACCCACTCTTGCCATTATGAAGAGGAAAGTCTTCTAGGAGTGTCAGAATAATAGAAATTAAGAGGAGGAAAGATATTTTAATGAGTATTATTACATATTACACATAAGAACCACTTTAAATAGTTTAGAAATATATGAATTAAGATTGAAATTGCCATTTGTAGGACTGAATAACGTAGACTACAgctttatttgtatttccatatTGTATTCATTGTTATTTATGAATGGGCAAACTGAAAGCTAGTTTAATAATTTGTCTAAGATTACATGAGTGAACAATAGGTACTCtagaattaaaattagaaatggcTTCTTCCAGGATTTTCAGAGTTTTCCAGATCAGctttcaaattaaattaaaaaccatAACAACTTGAATGAAATCATGCCTGCTTAATAGGAAGTAAGTAGGAATGTCTAGGatgttttactatttttcaacatttattgattaacaCCTACTATATTATAAGTCTGACCTAGGTTTGAGATGAGACAACTATGTTGTTGCCACAATCTTCTTAGAATTCCATTCCTCAAagttttattgtaaatttttaattatttctttacttatcaTTATATTCAATTTCTTAAACTCAATTCTCATCCCTGGAGTGCTTTAcacatttgtgtcttctcttctcAAATCTTGGAATCTGATTCTTATATCTGGCTCCTGAGAGACACTGACACAGACATTAGCTATCTTCTTGTCTCTAACTTGTGCATTCTACTAACTTaaacttgttttttgaaaaacagcAGTGTCACCTTTTCAGCAAAAGACCTCTAGTGAATGCCTTAAACCTCaaatagtaccaaaccctatatatagtgttttttgctatatatttatacttacgataaactaaaaataaaatagaaaaattataacaatatactgtaataaaagttggTGAATGGAGTCTCTGGCTCTtactctcaaaatatcttattgtactctACTCACCTTTCTTTTTGTGATGATGAGAGAAGACACGATGCCTACATGATGAGATGAAGTCACCTGAATGACACAGTCATTGGGACATAGCCTTCCACTACTATTGGACTGTATATTCTGGAATCGGTGTAACCGTCCCTTACTTGCAGTAAATGGCTTGGCACAATTAGTTTGAGGGGATCCTTTGCTGAAGTCTTCTTTAAGGTCAGTGCTTTGTGGCACAAGACACTGCCATCCATTGAAACAcattttctgttcatgtcttctacCCACAAATGTAATGCCTTTTCTGTTTTAACTAAGTACTTATTATGCACTATGgccataacttttgcagtttgaggtatGACAGTCAAATtagcataaatttatttttctttctcacaatTACACGGATAGATTTGTTCTTACCATGGGTTTTAGCAAGCTCAgcatatgtttttttcctttattaagtcaggaatttttacattttcacttaaagcactttacagcttctctttgaCATATCTGAATTGCCATCTTGAGTTTTGCAGccttattgaataaaataaatgttatttcaatACAAGCACTGCTATACTGTGATAGCTGTTCTGATAACTGAGATGGGTACAAAGTGACTAACAGGTGGGTAGCACAGACAGcatggatacactggacaaaAGGATAATTCATGTCTCAGGAAGGATGAAGCAAGAAGGTGCAAGATTTTATCACGCTACTCAGAACagcaaaatattgaaaacttAAGAGtggtttatttctagaattttccaattaatattttcagactgtggttgACTGCAGGTAATTAAAACTGTGGAAACTGAAATCACACATAAAAGGGGGCCACTGTACAAATCACTCACATCCCCAGTGGGTATTTGATCTTTGTCCTAGTGAAACCAACCCAGTAGTCTCATAGACTGTTCTTTtggataaacataaaaattgaccTTTCTGATCTTAAAACTTGAagcttacatttgttttatctgagttccttcctcaggaaaggaccttctcaaaaaaagtatcaaagaactgaaactcaccagatcaccatAGCCTGACAATGAGATGCCTgacccctcattcatcatgaCTTCTTGGGTACCTCTCCCTGGTTACTGTTTTtttacacattgttacatttcttccttgctgtataaacccctagttttagtccaccagggagatggatttgagactaaGCTCCCAACTCCTCTGCTGCAGTccctgattaaagccttcttccttggctgTATttattgtctcagtgattggctttctgtgcagtgagcaaTAGGATATAGACCCTACCAATGGTGTTTCACTATCACTAGTATAGGATTCCTGTTTTGATCATTAATTTTAGTTAATATGGTAGACATTCCCACTAGGTTCACAAAATTTctgattaaaaatagtaaaaaaaacaacaaaagcaaaacaataatcCTGAACCActagttagtttttaaaaacaaatatttggttACCTGGTAAAATTTGACACATGGTGAATTTAACCTTTGTTTTTAGATAGAAAACTAATTCTAATCTTCATATTTTTCATCGTGTTTTAATATTAGACAAACTACTGGTACTGTCTAATACTTTTATTAAGGTTTAAATACAGACCTTAATGCATTTTCCTATTCCATCCAGAgctaagaaagaaaatgctaataAGCTCAGGCAATGTTTTGTGAGTCTAAATTCTTTATTCAAAGTTCACATTGTATTTAAACCCACTTCTTAATGAATCAGTGCTTAATGGATCAATGTTTAGATTGTATTTAAACTCAATTCTTAATGAATCAAAACCGGATTTATTATCCCTTTCTGAATGAGATTCTTGCGAGGTGATAGAGGAAGGGCTAGTGAGTTTATCCGTATTTTCCTGAACTTATACTTTTAGCTGTTGCTTAGGCTTTTTGTGTCTTGACTCCAATAACCTGATGGTGATATTTAGACAACTGATAAGTCCATTGATTTTCATGAATCAAGTTTCTAATGAGATCTTGGCTAAATTGGGAAGCATTCAATGGTATATGTTTTTGTGGCCCAAGACAGATTAAAACTGAACCTAAATTAGAGAAAACATAGTTCCAGATATGCTTATGTTAAAACTgttaattcagaaaaataagagaatttcTATCTCATTCCATTGTATATGAAATTAACACCCACAAAGGAGGATAGCACTATTggcttatatatttaattatttatttcagaaGTCCTAATTATATTCCCATACCTCTCTGCCCTGATGCCCATGTAACTTCTTTGTTCAGAGGtatgtcttccttttcaaaaCATACCATCTTCTTCATACAACCTCTCAATGCAGCAAATTTTTCTTGCTGAGGAACATATGTCTATTTGCTTTTCACTCTCAAGACAGTCTCTTTTACAACGACCGTAACATTTGGTGCAACGATCAGCATCCACCAAGGTACATGTTGCTACGGTAAAAGAAGAGTAACAGAAATTACTAATCTTTTATTTAAGCATATATTACTTCTGATTTCATAGAGTATGATATGTACATTGTACCAAGTTTAGaagataccaaaaaaaatacacaaaaactatCTTATACCCCCATGTATATGCAAaattaaaacttgttttaaaattaatatatgattTAAAACTTCGTGACATATATTATTCTTCTCAAAAAGATTCAAGATACTTTTAGAGCTACATGACAATGTATATAATCTTTCAGCTGTTTTTGGACAATCATATAATatctaaatttttgttgttgttgcttgtttgtttgttttgagacggagtctcgctgtctcccaggctggagtgcagtagcgcgatctcggctcactgcaagctccacctcccaggttcacgccattctcctgcctcaccgagtagctgggactacaggcccccgccagcacgcccggataattttttgtatttttggtagaaactgggtttcactgtgttagccaggatggtctcgatctcctgacctcgtgatccacttgccttggcctcccaaagtgctgggattaccggcgtgagccaccgcgcctggccaatatctaaagtttttaatattttaggatTATGATAAACAATGTGGGTTACATATTTTAATACTTACATGACATATCCTTATGATAGTtgtaaaaaagtttaattttaggGTTTTAGTACTGCCacaaaaatatatgcaatttttgcCCCATTgcaattttgatttttatgtccTTATTTATGTTGaatacttttccttctttttataaaattttttacatACTTTGTTGATCATataattggaatttttaaaaatacattcacaaaaatttaaaaaatatattgtggaTAGTAACTTTTATCTGTCATATTTGTCACCAGTTGGTCTTCCTTAgttgttattttctgtattgttaGTTATGGATTTTAAACAATAACACTTTCATTACAAGATACataaatattcaatttaaaaatgtaaacaattttgcatttttatatgcagtaatgtacaaaaatcatctattttaatgtgttattttactttcaaaataagaaattctTGCATAGAATTTTTCATCAtagtatattatttattatagtattttttttcttcatatcaaCTGTACTTGTCAGATATGTAGCtaacttcctttcttttaaacGATTAAATAATTGTTCCacactatttattaaaatattttctccatctctttaaatGATTTTCACTATATGCTTAATGTTGTTATATGCTAAATTCTCACAAACTAAATCTCTTTCAGCTATCAATGGCATTTTATGAATATAGCTACGGATTTTTGAAACAGGAACAGCTTAGATTACAAAAATGTATAATAGAAAAAGCATgtgctttattatattttatttctttatgtataaactttaaaaataaaataaaacaaacttgcaGAAGAGTACCTAAACATAAATGCTCAGCTAGGAGTGTTATTAAACACTAGGGACCTATGTAAACATTACCCAAGTTAAGAAATAGAATGTTTCTGGTACACTTGTGCCCCCTTACAATTACTATTCCTTTCActctttcatttcaaaaaaaaaaaaaaagtcttgatttatattttgtttaagtCTGCTCATGTTAAAGCTTTATGTGAACGCAACAGCACAGCACATATATTTTTACATCTCATTCATTCAcaattttgttt comes from Theropithecus gelada isolate Dixy chromosome 4, Tgel_1.0, whole genome shotgun sequence and encodes:
- the DEFB114 gene encoding beta-defensin 114 codes for the protein MRIFYYLYFLCYVTFILPATCTLVDADRCTKCYGRCKRDCLESEKQIDICSSARKICCIERLYEEDGMF